Proteins from one Suncus etruscus isolate mSunEtr1 chromosome 3, mSunEtr1.pri.cur, whole genome shotgun sequence genomic window:
- the LOC126004321 gene encoding zona pellucida sperm-binding protein 3-like — protein VATPTPDQWGSPSHIIVDSHGCLVDGLSDASSAFQAPRPGPEKLRFTVDVFYFANDSRNTVYITCHLKAIPADRDPDPQHKACSFNKASRSWSPVEGFENICDCCTVGDCGAPVFPENMTGPMWQQDPISRTRRHVTQEADVTLGPLIFLGRAGDHGEDPSLHGSLALALGLAALASVILAALVLTLSRARPMSPAVPHPASAS, from the coding sequence GTGGCCACACCTACACCTGACCAGTGGGGTTCCCCATCCCACATCATCGTGGACTCCCATGGCTGTCTTGTGGATGGGCTGTCAGATGCCTCTTCAGCCTTCCAAGCCCCCAGACCCGGACCTGAGAAGCTTCGTTTCACTGTGGATGTGTTCTACTTTGCTAACGACTCCAGGAATACAGTGTATATCACCTGCCACCTGAAGGCCATCCCCGCTGACCGGGACCCTGATCCCCAGCACAAGGCCTGTTCCTTCAATAAAGCTTCTCGCAGCTGGTCCCCAGTAGAGGGCTTTGAGAATATCTGTGACTGTTGCACTGTGGGGGACTGCGGGGCCCCAGTGTTCCCTGAAAACATGACAGGACCAATGTGGCAGCAGGACCCGATTAGCCGCACTCGAAGACACGTGACTCAGGAGGCTGACGTCACCTTGGGCCCTCTCATCTTCTTGGGCAGGGCTGGGGACCACGGCGAGGACCCCTCTCTGCATGGCTCCCTGGCTCTGGCCCTTGGCCTGGCTGCCCTGGCCTCTGTCATTCTGGCTGCCCTTGTTCTGACCCTCAGCAGGGCACGACCCATGTCCCCTGCTGTGCCACATCCTGCCTCTGCTTcctaa